The following are encoded together in the Zingiber officinale cultivar Zhangliang chromosome 8A, Zo_v1.1, whole genome shotgun sequence genome:
- the LOC122009462 gene encoding uncharacterized protein LOC122009462 isoform X3, with protein sequence MLSLLLRRRRLPHSHAARRFSTETSHESTQIRPGFLEQPSPRPLFVQNPPAPTPSPAAASPLRSASSSYAIAATVVSASALAAYVALSFSDRPSPRSDRIYSDMEETLERSKNSVRRILDRMSQTGAAASVLWKSLVSMLSSANHGVRSGFEFRVAALLADISAANEARRAAIVGAGGGAVVDWLLDSVAISGHGGDRIGTQSESARALAHLIADPNVCHAVLGRPYAIPNLLRFIFSFQPKKSKSVKHSAKDGSDVCKGRSMLVAAIMDIITSNCDSVDQPLKPLLPASADTRDIATALEVVEEGGLRLEVVDEDGDNDDGDNGIQGIGIKVLGGTTILGFSSKESILELSQPLHYQLLRPRERYQNLELKENISSSSRHERFSFTIPGLWDDLQREHVAVPFAAWALANWALASELNRTRILELDSVGRAIMTTLRAPERSVKWHGCLVARALVDDPKLPLNVSVPDWSSSLLSTAFHASNSEDVTLAQVALSAFLVSIKRSNEAKVVMMEKGLDLIRGIGKQSEKHWHLRETLAKVLELIYNGDMHLSLEESQRWSGILLHWIIDESSNLTTRLSAMKTLSFIMEDFGPHSIPISQGWLTILLNEVLGSSKKANMKGNNPPKSDKVKTQIDQSNAQSAVQISNELATSVVKLTGFQSDLKSDTSAIATLKGIKALTELCAEDTVCQCKIADLGALVLLRRYLLCDDYEKLAANEAYLASRVLEPQSLNASVPGDSPNKNQNIEPSSVRVPPTAHIRKHAARLLVILSLLPRVKKVISADPILCKWLEDCACGNIPCCNDQKIQSYARATLLNIFCLEPSETQVLNYMPPVDLKDPKRKCPLYEDMIFLLNPELPHWKVSQKHDENHSDGSFGQMLVSGPSSPCSVGQCEENNSDNSSCLVNSEQESESSFPLLDVVFVHGLRGGPFKSWRIADNKSSTTSKAGLVESIDLEAGKLGTCWPSEWLGADFPCARIFSVKYKTNLTQWSGATLPLQEVSSMLLRKLTRAGIGDRPVVFVTHSMGGLVVKEMLHEAKLNNLEEFVKNTIGVVFYSCPHFGSKLADMPWRMGLVLRPALTIGELRSGSPRLLELNDYVRQLYKKGLLDVLSFSETQVTPIVEGYGGWGLRMEIVPIESAFPGFGELVVLDSTDHVNSCKPVSQTDPSYAKTLEFLKKLKDHLGVSSSAKQDKHTG encoded by the exons ATGCTCAGCCTCCTCCTCCGGCGGCGCCGCCTCCCGCACAGCCATGCGGCCAGGCGTTTCTCTACCGAGACCTCTCACGAGTCTACCCAGATCCGGCCAGGCTTCCTCGAGCAACCCTCGCCGCGGCCTCTCTTCGTCCAGAATCCCCCGGCCCCGACCCCTTCTCCTGCCGCCGCGTCCCCTCTCCGCTCCGCCTCCTCCTCCTATGCCATCGCTGCGACCGTCGTCTCAGCTTCGGCACTTGCTGCCTACGTCGCCCTCTCTTTTTCGGATCGGCCTTCGCCGAGGTCCGACAGAATCTACTCGGACATGGAGGAAACCCTAGAAAGGTCCAAGAATTCTGTTCGAAGGATCTTGGACCGAATGAGTCAGACAGGTGCAGCCGCTTCCGTGCTTTGGAAGTCGCTGGTTTCTATGCTTTCGTCCGCCAACCATGGGGTCCGGTCAGGGTTCGAGTTCCGGGTGGCCGCTCTGCTTGCGGATATCTCGGCAGCCAACGAGGCACGTAGGGCCGCCATTGTGGGGGCTGGTGGAGGTGCGGTAGTGGATTGGCTGTTGGATAGTGTAGCTATCTCTGGACACGGAGGGGATCGTATTGGGACACAGTCGGAGTCGGCAAGGGCTCTTGCGCATCTTATTGCTGACCCAAATGTTTGCCACGCTGTCTTGGGGCGGCCATATGCGATCCCTAACCTTTTGAGATTCATCTTCTCGTTCCAACCGAAAAAATCCAAG TCTGTGAAACATTCAGCAAAGGATGGTTCTGATGTTTGTAAAGGAAGGAGCATGCTTGTTGCTGCTATCATGGACATAATCACTTCAAACTGTGATAGTGTTGATCAACCACTTAAACCATTGTTGCCTGCTAGTGCAGACACTAGAGATATTGCAACAGCCCTTGAAGTAGTCGAGGAAGGAGGATTGCGCCTTGAAGTTGTTGATGAGGATGGAGATAATGATGATGGGGACAACGGAATTCAGGGAATTGGAATAAAAGTGCTTGGGGGCACAACAATTTTGGGATTTTCTTCAAAGGAAAGCATCTTAGAACTCAGCCAGCCTCTTCATTATCAGTTACTTAGACCTAGAGAGAGATATCAGAATCTTGAATTAAAGGAAAATATTAGCAGTTCATCTAGACATGAGAGATTTTCTTTTACTATCCCAGGCCTGTGGGATGATTTGCAGAGGGAACATGTCGCTGTACCTTTTGCTGCATGGGCTTTAGCAAATTGGGCTTTGGCTTCAGAGCTTAACCGAACTCGTATTCTAGAACTTGATAGTGTTGGTCGGGCTATTATGACTACATTAAGGGCACCTGAGAGATCAGTGAAATGGCATGGTTGTTTGGTTGCTCGTGCTCTTGTAGATGATCCGAAGTTACCATTGAATGTATCTGTTCCTGACTGGAGCTCCAGCCTTCTTTCTACAGCATTTCATGCCAGCAATAGTGAGGATGTAACTTTGGCTCAAGTAGCTTTGTCAGCTTTTCTTGTCTCCATTAAGCGGAGTAATGAAGCAAAGGTTGTGATGATGGAGAAAGGGCTTGATCTCATAAGAGGAATTGGTAAGCAGTCTGAAAAACATTGGCATTTACGAGAAACTCTAGCCAAGGTATTGGAACTAATTTACAATGGGGACATGCACTTGTCTCTTGAAGAAAGTCAAAGATGGTCCGGTATTCTTCTTCATTGGATTATTGATGAATCATCCAACCTAACTACTCGTCTGTCTGctatgaaaaccctttctttcaTCATGGAGGATTTTGGGCCACATTCAATACCAATTTCGCAAGGGTGGTTGACTATATTGCTCAATGAGGTCCTTGGATCTAGCAAGAAAGCAAACATGAAAGGAAACAATCCACCTAAGTCAGACAAAGTGAAG actcaaattgatcaatctaatgCTCAATCTGCAGTACAGATATCCAATGAATTAGCAACTTCTGTGGTTAAGCTTACTGGATTTCAGTCGGATCTTAAATCAGATACTTCTG CTATTGCTACATTGAAAGGCATAAAAGCACTGACAGAGCTTTGTGCTGAAGATACTGTTTGCCAATGTAAAATAGCTGATCTTGGTGCCCTTGTCTTACTTCGGCGTTACCTGTTATGTGATGATTATGAAAAATTAGCTGCTAATGAAGCATATTTGGCATCAAGAGTTTTAGAGCCTCAAAGCCTTAATGCGTCTGTCCCTGGTGATTCACccaataaaaatcaaaatatagaGCCATCTAGTGTGAGAGTTCCTCCTACGGCACACATCCGGAAGCATGCTGCACGTTTGCTTGtaattctttctcttcttccaagGGTTAAAAAAGTTATTTCTGCAGATCCTATTTTGTGTAAATGGCTTGAAGATTGTGCATGCGGCAATATTCCTTGTTGCAATGACCAAAAAATACAAAGCTATGCTAGGGCAActctcttaaatatattttgtttagaACCTTCAGAAACTCAAGTGCTAAATTATATGCCTCCTGTTGATTTAAAAGACCCAAAGAGAAAGTGCCCTCTATATGAAGACATGATATTCTTGCTAAATCCTGAATTGCCACATTGGAAAGTTAGTCAGAAGCATGATGAGAACCATTCAGATGGTTCATTTGGTCAGATGTTAGTTTCTGGCCCTTCTTCACCTTGCAGTGTTGGTCAGTGTGAAGAAAATAATTCCGACAATTCTAGCTGTCTTGTTAATTCAGAGCAAGAATCTGAATCTTCTTTTCCTCTACTTGATGTTGTCTTTGTCCATGGATTACGTGGCGGTCCTTTTAAGTCATGGCGAATAGCAGATAACAAGTCTTCAACAACCAGCAAAGCTGGTCTTGTGGAGAGCATTGATTTGGAAGCTGGTAAATTGGGTACGTGTTGGCCTAGTGAGTGGCTAGGTGCTGATTTTCCTTGTGCTCGTATATTTAGTGTTAAGTACAAG ACAAATCTGACTCAATGGTCTGGAGCTACCTTGCCGCTTCAG GAGGTTAGCTCGATGCTACTGAGAAAGTTAACTAGAGCAGGCATTGGTGATCGACCTGTTGTATTTGTGACCCACAG TATGGGAGGACTTGTTGTCAAGGAGATGCTTCATGAAGCAAAGCTAAATAACCTTGAGGAATTTGTTAAAAATACTATTGGGGTG GTATTCTATAGCTGTCCCCATTTTGGTAGCAAGCTTGCTGACATGCCTTGGCGAATGGGTTTGGTTCTCCGTCCAGCCCTTACT ATTGGAGAATTAAGAAGTGGATCACCCAGATTGTTAGAATTGAATGACTACGTCCGTCAACTCTATAAAAAGGGGCTTCTTGATGTTCTCAGTTTCAGCGAG ACACAGGTGACACCAATTGTTGAAGGCTATGGTGGCTGGGGCTTGAGGATGGAGATTGTACCTATTGAATCTGCATTCCCTGGCTTCGGTGAACTTGTT GTATTAGATTCCACTGATCATGTCAACTCTTGCAAGCCAGTTAGCCAGACAGATCCATCTTATGCTAAAACATTAGAGTTTTTGAAGAAATTAAAAGATCATCTTGGCGTAAGTAGTTCTGCCAAGCAGGACAAACATACTGGATGA
- the LOC122009462 gene encoding uncharacterized protein LOC122009462 isoform X4 — MLSLLLRRRRLPHSHAARRFSTETSHESTQIRPGFLEQPSPRPLFVQNPPAPTPSPAAASPLRSASSSYAIAATVVSASALAAYVALSFSDRPSPRSDRIYSDMEETLERSKNSVRRILDRMSQTGAAASVLWKSLVSMLSSANHGVRSGFEFRVAALLADISAANEARRAAIVGAGGGAVVDWLLDSVAISGHGGDRIGTQSESARALAHLIADPNVCHAVLGRPYAIPNLLRFIFSFQPKKSKSVKHSAKDGSDVCKGRSMLVAAIMDIITSNCDSVDQPLKPLLPASADTRDIATALEVVEEGGLRLEVVDEDGDNDDGDNGIQGIGIKVLGGTTILGFSSKESILELSQPLHYQLLRPRERYQNLELKENISSSSRHERFSFTIPGLWDDLQREHVAVPFAAWALANWALASELNRTRILELDSVGRAIMTTLRAPERSVKWHGCLVARALVDDPKLPLNVSVPDWSSSLLSTAFHASNSEDVTLAQVALSAFLVSIKRSNEAKVVMMEKGLDLIRGIGKQSEKHWHLRETLAKVLELIYNGDMHLSLEESQRWSGILLHWIIDESSNLTTRLSAMKTLSFIMEDFGPHSIPISQGWLTILLNEVLGSSKKANMKGNNPPKSDKVKISNELATSVVKLTGFQSDLKSDTSAIATLKGIKALTELCAEDTVCQCKIADLGALVLLRRYLLCDDYEKLAANEAYLASRVLEPQSLNASVPGDSPNKNQNIEPSSVRVPPTAHIRKHAARLLVILSLLPRVKKVISADPILCKWLEDCACGNIPCCNDQKIQSYARATLLNIFCLEPSETQVLNYMPPVDLKDPKRKCPLYEDMIFLLNPELPHWKVSQKHDENHSDGSFGQMLVSGPSSPCSVGQCEENNSDNSSCLVNSEQESESSFPLLDVVFVHGLRGGPFKSWRIADNKSSTTSKAGLVESIDLEAGKLGTCWPSEWLGADFPCARIFSVKYKTNLTQWSGATLPLQEVSSMLLRKLTRAGIGDRPVVFVTHSMGGLVVKEMLHEAKLNNLEEFVKNTIGVVFYSCPHFGSKLADMPWRMGLVLRPALTIGELRSGSPRLLELNDYVRQLYKKGLLDVLSFSETQVTPIVEGYGGWGLRMEIVPIESAFPGFGELVVLDSTDHVNSCKPVSQTDPSYAKTLEFLKKLKDHLGVSSSAKQDKHTG; from the exons ATGCTCAGCCTCCTCCTCCGGCGGCGCCGCCTCCCGCACAGCCATGCGGCCAGGCGTTTCTCTACCGAGACCTCTCACGAGTCTACCCAGATCCGGCCAGGCTTCCTCGAGCAACCCTCGCCGCGGCCTCTCTTCGTCCAGAATCCCCCGGCCCCGACCCCTTCTCCTGCCGCCGCGTCCCCTCTCCGCTCCGCCTCCTCCTCCTATGCCATCGCTGCGACCGTCGTCTCAGCTTCGGCACTTGCTGCCTACGTCGCCCTCTCTTTTTCGGATCGGCCTTCGCCGAGGTCCGACAGAATCTACTCGGACATGGAGGAAACCCTAGAAAGGTCCAAGAATTCTGTTCGAAGGATCTTGGACCGAATGAGTCAGACAGGTGCAGCCGCTTCCGTGCTTTGGAAGTCGCTGGTTTCTATGCTTTCGTCCGCCAACCATGGGGTCCGGTCAGGGTTCGAGTTCCGGGTGGCCGCTCTGCTTGCGGATATCTCGGCAGCCAACGAGGCACGTAGGGCCGCCATTGTGGGGGCTGGTGGAGGTGCGGTAGTGGATTGGCTGTTGGATAGTGTAGCTATCTCTGGACACGGAGGGGATCGTATTGGGACACAGTCGGAGTCGGCAAGGGCTCTTGCGCATCTTATTGCTGACCCAAATGTTTGCCACGCTGTCTTGGGGCGGCCATATGCGATCCCTAACCTTTTGAGATTCATCTTCTCGTTCCAACCGAAAAAATCCAAG TCTGTGAAACATTCAGCAAAGGATGGTTCTGATGTTTGTAAAGGAAGGAGCATGCTTGTTGCTGCTATCATGGACATAATCACTTCAAACTGTGATAGTGTTGATCAACCACTTAAACCATTGTTGCCTGCTAGTGCAGACACTAGAGATATTGCAACAGCCCTTGAAGTAGTCGAGGAAGGAGGATTGCGCCTTGAAGTTGTTGATGAGGATGGAGATAATGATGATGGGGACAACGGAATTCAGGGAATTGGAATAAAAGTGCTTGGGGGCACAACAATTTTGGGATTTTCTTCAAAGGAAAGCATCTTAGAACTCAGCCAGCCTCTTCATTATCAGTTACTTAGACCTAGAGAGAGATATCAGAATCTTGAATTAAAGGAAAATATTAGCAGTTCATCTAGACATGAGAGATTTTCTTTTACTATCCCAGGCCTGTGGGATGATTTGCAGAGGGAACATGTCGCTGTACCTTTTGCTGCATGGGCTTTAGCAAATTGGGCTTTGGCTTCAGAGCTTAACCGAACTCGTATTCTAGAACTTGATAGTGTTGGTCGGGCTATTATGACTACATTAAGGGCACCTGAGAGATCAGTGAAATGGCATGGTTGTTTGGTTGCTCGTGCTCTTGTAGATGATCCGAAGTTACCATTGAATGTATCTGTTCCTGACTGGAGCTCCAGCCTTCTTTCTACAGCATTTCATGCCAGCAATAGTGAGGATGTAACTTTGGCTCAAGTAGCTTTGTCAGCTTTTCTTGTCTCCATTAAGCGGAGTAATGAAGCAAAGGTTGTGATGATGGAGAAAGGGCTTGATCTCATAAGAGGAATTGGTAAGCAGTCTGAAAAACATTGGCATTTACGAGAAACTCTAGCCAAGGTATTGGAACTAATTTACAATGGGGACATGCACTTGTCTCTTGAAGAAAGTCAAAGATGGTCCGGTATTCTTCTTCATTGGATTATTGATGAATCATCCAACCTAACTACTCGTCTGTCTGctatgaaaaccctttctttcaTCATGGAGGATTTTGGGCCACATTCAATACCAATTTCGCAAGGGTGGTTGACTATATTGCTCAATGAGGTCCTTGGATCTAGCAAGAAAGCAAACATGAAAGGAAACAATCCACCTAAGTCAGACAAAGTGAAG ATATCCAATGAATTAGCAACTTCTGTGGTTAAGCTTACTGGATTTCAGTCGGATCTTAAATCAGATACTTCTG CTATTGCTACATTGAAAGGCATAAAAGCACTGACAGAGCTTTGTGCTGAAGATACTGTTTGCCAATGTAAAATAGCTGATCTTGGTGCCCTTGTCTTACTTCGGCGTTACCTGTTATGTGATGATTATGAAAAATTAGCTGCTAATGAAGCATATTTGGCATCAAGAGTTTTAGAGCCTCAAAGCCTTAATGCGTCTGTCCCTGGTGATTCACccaataaaaatcaaaatatagaGCCATCTAGTGTGAGAGTTCCTCCTACGGCACACATCCGGAAGCATGCTGCACGTTTGCTTGtaattctttctcttcttccaagGGTTAAAAAAGTTATTTCTGCAGATCCTATTTTGTGTAAATGGCTTGAAGATTGTGCATGCGGCAATATTCCTTGTTGCAATGACCAAAAAATACAAAGCTATGCTAGGGCAActctcttaaatatattttgtttagaACCTTCAGAAACTCAAGTGCTAAATTATATGCCTCCTGTTGATTTAAAAGACCCAAAGAGAAAGTGCCCTCTATATGAAGACATGATATTCTTGCTAAATCCTGAATTGCCACATTGGAAAGTTAGTCAGAAGCATGATGAGAACCATTCAGATGGTTCATTTGGTCAGATGTTAGTTTCTGGCCCTTCTTCACCTTGCAGTGTTGGTCAGTGTGAAGAAAATAATTCCGACAATTCTAGCTGTCTTGTTAATTCAGAGCAAGAATCTGAATCTTCTTTTCCTCTACTTGATGTTGTCTTTGTCCATGGATTACGTGGCGGTCCTTTTAAGTCATGGCGAATAGCAGATAACAAGTCTTCAACAACCAGCAAAGCTGGTCTTGTGGAGAGCATTGATTTGGAAGCTGGTAAATTGGGTACGTGTTGGCCTAGTGAGTGGCTAGGTGCTGATTTTCCTTGTGCTCGTATATTTAGTGTTAAGTACAAG ACAAATCTGACTCAATGGTCTGGAGCTACCTTGCCGCTTCAG GAGGTTAGCTCGATGCTACTGAGAAAGTTAACTAGAGCAGGCATTGGTGATCGACCTGTTGTATTTGTGACCCACAG TATGGGAGGACTTGTTGTCAAGGAGATGCTTCATGAAGCAAAGCTAAATAACCTTGAGGAATTTGTTAAAAATACTATTGGGGTG GTATTCTATAGCTGTCCCCATTTTGGTAGCAAGCTTGCTGACATGCCTTGGCGAATGGGTTTGGTTCTCCGTCCAGCCCTTACT ATTGGAGAATTAAGAAGTGGATCACCCAGATTGTTAGAATTGAATGACTACGTCCGTCAACTCTATAAAAAGGGGCTTCTTGATGTTCTCAGTTTCAGCGAG ACACAGGTGACACCAATTGTTGAAGGCTATGGTGGCTGGGGCTTGAGGATGGAGATTGTACCTATTGAATCTGCATTCCCTGGCTTCGGTGAACTTGTT GTATTAGATTCCACTGATCATGTCAACTCTTGCAAGCCAGTTAGCCAGACAGATCCATCTTATGCTAAAACATTAGAGTTTTTGAAGAAATTAAAAGATCATCTTGGCGTAAGTAGTTCTGCCAAGCAGGACAAACATACTGGATGA
- the LOC122009462 gene encoding uncharacterized protein LOC122009462 isoform X1, which produces MLSLLLRRRRLPHSHAARRFSTETSHESTQIRPGFLEQPSPRPLFVQNPPAPTPSPAAASPLRSASSSYAIAATVVSASALAAYVALSFSDRPSPRSDRIYSDMEETLERSKNSVRRILDRMSQTGAAASVLWKSLVSMLSSANHGVRSGFEFRVAALLADISAANEARRAAIVGAGGGAVVDWLLDSVAISGHGGDRIGTQSESARALAHLIADPNVCHAVLGRPYAIPNLLRFIFSFQPKKSKSVKHSAKDGSDVCKGRSMLVAAIMDIITSNCDSVDQPLKPLLPASADTRDIATALEVVEEGGLRLEVVDEDGDNDDGDNGIQGIGIKVLGGTTILGFSSKESILELSQPLHYQLLRPRERYQNLELKENISSSSRHERFSFTIPGLWDDLQREHVAVPFAAWALANWALASELNRTRILELDSVGRAIMTTLRAPERSVKWHGCLVARALVDDPKLPLNVSVPDWSSSLLSTAFHASNSEDVTLAQVALSAFLVSIKRSNEAKVVMMEKGLDLIRGIGKQSEKHWHLRETLAKVLELIYNGDMHLSLEESQRWSGILLHWIIDESSNLTTRLSAMKTLSFIMEDFGPHSIPISQGWLTILLNEVLGSSKKANMKGNNPPKSDKVKTQIDQSNAQSAVQISNELATSVVKLTGFQSDLKSDTSGNSPFNDFLSLEPFSTLIKNTKKNSLPKFDAADSAIATLKGIKALTELCAEDTVCQCKIADLGALVLLRRYLLCDDYEKLAANEAYLASRVLEPQSLNASVPGDSPNKNQNIEPSSVRVPPTAHIRKHAARLLVILSLLPRVKKVISADPILCKWLEDCACGNIPCCNDQKIQSYARATLLNIFCLEPSETQVLNYMPPVDLKDPKRKCPLYEDMIFLLNPELPHWKVSQKHDENHSDGSFGQMLVSGPSSPCSVGQCEENNSDNSSCLVNSEQESESSFPLLDVVFVHGLRGGPFKSWRIADNKSSTTSKAGLVESIDLEAGKLGTCWPSEWLGADFPCARIFSVKYKTNLTQWSGATLPLQEVSSMLLRKLTRAGIGDRPVVFVTHSMGGLVVKEMLHEAKLNNLEEFVKNTIGVVFYSCPHFGSKLADMPWRMGLVLRPALTIGELRSGSPRLLELNDYVRQLYKKGLLDVLSFSETQVTPIVEGYGGWGLRMEIVPIESAFPGFGELVVLDSTDHVNSCKPVSQTDPSYAKTLEFLKKLKDHLGVSSSAKQDKHTG; this is translated from the exons ATGCTCAGCCTCCTCCTCCGGCGGCGCCGCCTCCCGCACAGCCATGCGGCCAGGCGTTTCTCTACCGAGACCTCTCACGAGTCTACCCAGATCCGGCCAGGCTTCCTCGAGCAACCCTCGCCGCGGCCTCTCTTCGTCCAGAATCCCCCGGCCCCGACCCCTTCTCCTGCCGCCGCGTCCCCTCTCCGCTCCGCCTCCTCCTCCTATGCCATCGCTGCGACCGTCGTCTCAGCTTCGGCACTTGCTGCCTACGTCGCCCTCTCTTTTTCGGATCGGCCTTCGCCGAGGTCCGACAGAATCTACTCGGACATGGAGGAAACCCTAGAAAGGTCCAAGAATTCTGTTCGAAGGATCTTGGACCGAATGAGTCAGACAGGTGCAGCCGCTTCCGTGCTTTGGAAGTCGCTGGTTTCTATGCTTTCGTCCGCCAACCATGGGGTCCGGTCAGGGTTCGAGTTCCGGGTGGCCGCTCTGCTTGCGGATATCTCGGCAGCCAACGAGGCACGTAGGGCCGCCATTGTGGGGGCTGGTGGAGGTGCGGTAGTGGATTGGCTGTTGGATAGTGTAGCTATCTCTGGACACGGAGGGGATCGTATTGGGACACAGTCGGAGTCGGCAAGGGCTCTTGCGCATCTTATTGCTGACCCAAATGTTTGCCACGCTGTCTTGGGGCGGCCATATGCGATCCCTAACCTTTTGAGATTCATCTTCTCGTTCCAACCGAAAAAATCCAAG TCTGTGAAACATTCAGCAAAGGATGGTTCTGATGTTTGTAAAGGAAGGAGCATGCTTGTTGCTGCTATCATGGACATAATCACTTCAAACTGTGATAGTGTTGATCAACCACTTAAACCATTGTTGCCTGCTAGTGCAGACACTAGAGATATTGCAACAGCCCTTGAAGTAGTCGAGGAAGGAGGATTGCGCCTTGAAGTTGTTGATGAGGATGGAGATAATGATGATGGGGACAACGGAATTCAGGGAATTGGAATAAAAGTGCTTGGGGGCACAACAATTTTGGGATTTTCTTCAAAGGAAAGCATCTTAGAACTCAGCCAGCCTCTTCATTATCAGTTACTTAGACCTAGAGAGAGATATCAGAATCTTGAATTAAAGGAAAATATTAGCAGTTCATCTAGACATGAGAGATTTTCTTTTACTATCCCAGGCCTGTGGGATGATTTGCAGAGGGAACATGTCGCTGTACCTTTTGCTGCATGGGCTTTAGCAAATTGGGCTTTGGCTTCAGAGCTTAACCGAACTCGTATTCTAGAACTTGATAGTGTTGGTCGGGCTATTATGACTACATTAAGGGCACCTGAGAGATCAGTGAAATGGCATGGTTGTTTGGTTGCTCGTGCTCTTGTAGATGATCCGAAGTTACCATTGAATGTATCTGTTCCTGACTGGAGCTCCAGCCTTCTTTCTACAGCATTTCATGCCAGCAATAGTGAGGATGTAACTTTGGCTCAAGTAGCTTTGTCAGCTTTTCTTGTCTCCATTAAGCGGAGTAATGAAGCAAAGGTTGTGATGATGGAGAAAGGGCTTGATCTCATAAGAGGAATTGGTAAGCAGTCTGAAAAACATTGGCATTTACGAGAAACTCTAGCCAAGGTATTGGAACTAATTTACAATGGGGACATGCACTTGTCTCTTGAAGAAAGTCAAAGATGGTCCGGTATTCTTCTTCATTGGATTATTGATGAATCATCCAACCTAACTACTCGTCTGTCTGctatgaaaaccctttctttcaTCATGGAGGATTTTGGGCCACATTCAATACCAATTTCGCAAGGGTGGTTGACTATATTGCTCAATGAGGTCCTTGGATCTAGCAAGAAAGCAAACATGAAAGGAAACAATCCACCTAAGTCAGACAAAGTGAAG actcaaattgatcaatctaatgCTCAATCTGCAGTACAGATATCCAATGAATTAGCAACTTCTGTGGTTAAGCTTACTGGATTTCAGTCGGATCTTAAATCAGATACTTCTGGTAATAGTCCATTTAATGATTTTCTCTCCCTTGAACCATTTTCTACTCTAATTAAGAATACGAAGAAGAATAGTTTGCCTAAGTTTGATGCTGCTGATTCAGCTATTGCTACATTGAAAGGCATAAAAGCACTGACAGAGCTTTGTGCTGAAGATACTGTTTGCCAATGTAAAATAGCTGATCTTGGTGCCCTTGTCTTACTTCGGCGTTACCTGTTATGTGATGATTATGAAAAATTAGCTGCTAATGAAGCATATTTGGCATCAAGAGTTTTAGAGCCTCAAAGCCTTAATGCGTCTGTCCCTGGTGATTCACccaataaaaatcaaaatatagaGCCATCTAGTGTGAGAGTTCCTCCTACGGCACACATCCGGAAGCATGCTGCACGTTTGCTTGtaattctttctcttcttccaagGGTTAAAAAAGTTATTTCTGCAGATCCTATTTTGTGTAAATGGCTTGAAGATTGTGCATGCGGCAATATTCCTTGTTGCAATGACCAAAAAATACAAAGCTATGCTAGGGCAActctcttaaatatattttgtttagaACCTTCAGAAACTCAAGTGCTAAATTATATGCCTCCTGTTGATTTAAAAGACCCAAAGAGAAAGTGCCCTCTATATGAAGACATGATATTCTTGCTAAATCCTGAATTGCCACATTGGAAAGTTAGTCAGAAGCATGATGAGAACCATTCAGATGGTTCATTTGGTCAGATGTTAGTTTCTGGCCCTTCTTCACCTTGCAGTGTTGGTCAGTGTGAAGAAAATAATTCCGACAATTCTAGCTGTCTTGTTAATTCAGAGCAAGAATCTGAATCTTCTTTTCCTCTACTTGATGTTGTCTTTGTCCATGGATTACGTGGCGGTCCTTTTAAGTCATGGCGAATAGCAGATAACAAGTCTTCAACAACCAGCAAAGCTGGTCTTGTGGAGAGCATTGATTTGGAAGCTGGTAAATTGGGTACGTGTTGGCCTAGTGAGTGGCTAGGTGCTGATTTTCCTTGTGCTCGTATATTTAGTGTTAAGTACAAG ACAAATCTGACTCAATGGTCTGGAGCTACCTTGCCGCTTCAG GAGGTTAGCTCGATGCTACTGAGAAAGTTAACTAGAGCAGGCATTGGTGATCGACCTGTTGTATTTGTGACCCACAG TATGGGAGGACTTGTTGTCAAGGAGATGCTTCATGAAGCAAAGCTAAATAACCTTGAGGAATTTGTTAAAAATACTATTGGGGTG GTATTCTATAGCTGTCCCCATTTTGGTAGCAAGCTTGCTGACATGCCTTGGCGAATGGGTTTGGTTCTCCGTCCAGCCCTTACT ATTGGAGAATTAAGAAGTGGATCACCCAGATTGTTAGAATTGAATGACTACGTCCGTCAACTCTATAAAAAGGGGCTTCTTGATGTTCTCAGTTTCAGCGAG ACACAGGTGACACCAATTGTTGAAGGCTATGGTGGCTGGGGCTTGAGGATGGAGATTGTACCTATTGAATCTGCATTCCCTGGCTTCGGTGAACTTGTT GTATTAGATTCCACTGATCATGTCAACTCTTGCAAGCCAGTTAGCCAGACAGATCCATCTTATGCTAAAACATTAGAGTTTTTGAAGAAATTAAAAGATCATCTTGGCGTAAGTAGTTCTGCCAAGCAGGACAAACATACTGGATGA